One segment of Plasmodium vivax chromosome 14, whole genome shotgun sequence DNA contains the following:
- a CDS encoding iron-sulfur subunit of succinate dehydrogenase, putative (encoded by transcript PVX_123345A), which produces MTRVTCVANMTRITRMTRAMGTVGTVGRSAPKRAADTHDYKQWTFSNKRRFMSTAQNTAMNQVTEKNESVKKKSDHAENSAQQNELKKFSIFRYNPQNNKRPKMETFEVDIDNCGPMVLDVLIKIKDEIDSTLSFRRSCREGICGSCAMNINGKNGLACLTEVNKDKKEVTEIHPLPNLYIIKDLVPDLTNFYNQYKSIDPWLKRKTKKEKGQKEFYQSIEDRKKLDGLYECIMCASCSTSCPSYWWNPEYYLGPATLMQAYRWIVDSRDEYTKERLMEVNDTMKLYRCHGIMNCTLCCPKGLDPAKAIRNMKELVQEKFSKESIKSHANYVKEKMEKTK; this is translated from the coding sequence ATGACGAGGGTGACATGTGTAGCCAACATGACAAGGATAACACGCATGACGCGAGCAATGGGAACCGTTGGGACGGTGGGGAGGAGCGCCCCCAAGCGAGCAGCAGACACGCACGACTATAAACAGTGGACATTCTCAAACAAAAGACGATTCATGTCAACCGCGCAAAACACAGCCATGAACCAAGTCACAGAGAAAAACGAatctgtaaaaaaaaaatccgatCATGCTGAAAATAGCGCACAACAAAATGAACTGAagaaattttccatttttcgaTACAACCCACAGAATAATAAAAGacccaaaatggaaacattTGAAGTAGATATAGATAACTGCGGACCGATGGTTTTAGATGTCCTGATTAAGATAAAAGATGAAATAGATTCTACGTTATCCTTCAGGAGGAGTTGTCGTGAGGGTATCTGTGGCAGTTGCGCTATGAACATAAATGGGAAAAACGGCTTGGCCTGTTTAACTGAAGTAAATAAAgacaaaaaggaagtcaCCGAAATTCATCCCCTGCCCAATTTGTACATTATAAAAGACCTAGTCCCagatttaacaaatttttataatcagtATAAATCTATTGATCCTtggttaaaaagaaaaacgaaaaaagaaaaagggcagAAAGAATTTTACCAATCTATTGAggataggaaaaaattagatgGCCTTTACGAATGCATTATGTGTGCATCTTGCTCCACTTCGTGTCCGTCTTATTGGTGGAACCCGGAATATTATTTAGGCCCTGCCACGTTAATGCAAGCCTATCGATGGATTGTCGACAGTAGGGATGAATATACAAAAGAACGTCTGATGGAAGTTAATGACACGATGAAGTTGTACAGATGCCATGGCATCATGAATTGTACCCTTTGCTGCCCGAAGGGCCTGGACCCAGCCAAAGCCATCAGAAATATGAAAGAGTTGGTGCAGGAAAAATTTTCCAAGGAAAGCATAAAATCGCACGCGAATTATGTGAAGGAAAAGATGGAGAAAACGAAGTAG